The Nitrososphaerota archaeon genome has a segment encoding these proteins:
- a CDS encoding site-specific DNA-methyltransferase, with translation MAKARLTNRNGIKQYIHDDKKRANNPPVGLVSAETDRLNGKKTYQFDPHLDPQLQWAGKTEGVSFEVDTVSLHVHERIDPSTIIETVRKRELREQQSLFRYFETSENNPPIREAIEFYKHSQGWSNRLIAGDSLLVMNSLLEKEGMAGKVQMIYIDPPYGIRYGSNFQPFVNKKDVRDGKDEDLTQEPEMIKAFRDTWELDIHSYLTYLRNRLLVAKELLSDSGSCFVQISDENVHHVRELMDEVFKPENFVSLITIKRSSVMFAKKYLNNATFYVVWYCKDINQLKYRQIFEKRDYKFMAESAGSHLRIESPDGKQSRPLTSEERDRINEVMDELKGWRLYRLIPVSAQGTEKREAFEFKGKKFYPPEGAQWKTSYQGLEILKSKNRLEVERNGLGYKVYFEDYPVIAINSLWEEIGPASDKIYVVQTPTEIVKRCLLMATDPGDLVFDPTCGSGTTAYVAEQWGRRWITCDTSRVSVALAKQRLMTSVFDYYELSNPKEGVSSGFNCEKVPHITLGSIANNEPAEYERLYDHPIIDKSKKRVSGPFTIEAVPSQRVRSFEEVERATGEADLSIARTGETVKQNDWIDEMLATGIRGKGGQILKLARIETFSGTRWVHAEAETIDGQRAVISFGPEYAPLEQRQVELAIEEAQTLVPKPKIVIFASFQFDPEAAKDIDELRWPGVNILKVQMNTDLLTTDLKKKRASNESFWLVGQPDVEIKKGAEKYVVRVNGFDYYNTNTGEIESGDISKIAMWELDTDYDGRSLYPRQVFFPIAGPDEGWSRLAKNLRAQIDEGFIEKYRGNVSLPFKLGENKQVAVKIIDDRGIESLKIIKVKE, from the coding sequence ATGGCAAAAGCAAGACTAACCAATCGGAATGGGATAAAGCAGTACATTCATGACGACAAGAAAAGAGCAAATAATCCACCTGTTGGGCTTGTTTCAGCGGAAACAGACCGCTTGAACGGAAAGAAGACCTACCAATTCGACCCACATCTTGATCCACAGCTTCAATGGGCAGGAAAAACCGAAGGAGTGAGCTTCGAAGTCGATACAGTTTCTTTGCACGTTCACGAAAGAATAGATCCGTCAACAATTATCGAGACGGTCAGAAAGAGGGAATTACGGGAACAACAAAGTCTTTTCCGCTATTTTGAAACTTCTGAAAATAATCCTCCCATAAGAGAAGCGATTGAATTCTATAAGCATTCCCAAGGTTGGTCTAACAGGTTGATCGCTGGCGATTCTCTCCTCGTTATGAATTCACTTTTGGAAAAAGAAGGAATGGCTGGAAAGGTTCAGATGATCTATATAGATCCGCCTTATGGAATAAGGTACGGTTCCAACTTCCAACCATTTGTAAATAAAAAAGATGTTAGAGATGGCAAGGATGAGGATTTGACTCAAGAGCCAGAGATGATCAAAGCATTCCGAGATACTTGGGAATTGGATATCCATTCCTATTTGACGTACTTGAGAAATCGATTGCTTGTTGCAAAAGAGCTTTTGTCAGACAGCGGAAGTTGTTTTGTGCAAATTTCGGATGAAAACGTGCACCATGTTCGAGAACTTATGGACGAGGTGTTTAAGCCGGAGAATTTCGTTAGTCTAATCACTATCAAAAGAAGTTCAGTTATGTTTGCAAAGAAATACCTCAATAACGCAACCTTCTATGTCGTTTGGTACTGCAAAGACATTAACCAGCTAAAATATCGCCAGATTTTCGAGAAAAGAGATTACAAATTCATGGCGGAATCAGCCGGTTCACATCTAAGGATCGAATCCCCTGATGGAAAACAAAGTCGCCCACTAACTTCCGAAGAGCGGGACAGGATAAACGAAGTAATGGACGAACTAAAAGGCTGGCGTCTTTATAGGCTGATACCTGTAAGTGCTCAAGGAACAGAAAAAAGGGAAGCGTTTGAATTCAAAGGCAAGAAATTTTATCCCCCCGAAGGAGCCCAATGGAAAACTTCATACCAGGGATTAGAAATCCTAAAGTCAAAAAATAGATTAGAGGTCGAAAGAAATGGTCTTGGGTACAAAGTTTACTTTGAAGATTATCCAGTCATAGCAATAAATAGTTTGTGGGAGGAGATCGGGCCTGCCTCTGACAAAATATATGTGGTGCAAACTCCAACAGAAATAGTCAAACGTTGTCTTCTTATGGCCACCGACCCCGGCGACCTTGTTTTTGACCCTACATGTGGTTCTGGAACAACAGCTTACGTTGCTGAGCAATGGGGGAGAAGATGGATAACCTGCGATACTTCAAGAGTTTCTGTTGCGTTGGCAAAACAGAGATTGATGACTTCAGTATTTGATTATTATGAACTCTCTAATCCAAAAGAAGGAGTATCAAGTGGTTTTAATTGTGAGAAGGTTCCACACATAACCCTCGGTTCAATAGCTAATAATGAGCCGGCAGAGTATGAACGCCTCTACGATCACCCCATTATAGATAAATCCAAAAAAAGAGTTAGTGGCCCATTTACTATCGAAGCCGTTCCTTCCCAAAGGGTAAGGTCTTTTGAGGAAGTTGAGAGGGCAACAGGGGAGGCAGATCTGAGTATCGCCCGTACCGGAGAGACAGTAAAGCAAAATGATTGGATTGATGAGATGCTTGCAACAGGAATTAGAGGGAAGGGAGGACAAATCCTAAAACTTGCGAGAATTGAAACATTTAGTGGTACAAGATGGGTTCATGCAGAAGCAGAAACTATTGATGGGCAAAGAGCTGTGATATCTTTTGGGCCAGAATATGCTCCATTGGAACAAAGGCAAGTAGAACTAGCTATTGAAGAAGCCCAAACACTAGTTCCCAAACCAAAAATAGTAATTTTTGCATCATTTCAGTTCGATCCAGAGGCAGCAAAAGACATCGACGAGTTGAGATGGCCAGGAGTGAACATTCTTAAAGTCCAGATGAATACAGACCTATTGACAACCGACTTAAAGAAGAAAAGGGCAAGCAATGAGTCCTTCTGGCTCGTAGGCCAACCAGATGTAGAAATCAAGAAGGGGGCTGAAAAATATGTGGTCAGGGTCAATGGCTTTGATTACTATAACACAAATACAGGAGAAATTGAATCGGGCGATATCTCAAAAATTGCAATGTGGGAATTGGACACTGATTACGATGGTAGAAGCCTATACCCGAGACAAGTGTTTTTCCCGATTGCCGGGCCTGACGAGGGATGGAGCAGGTTAGCCAAGAATCTCAGAGCGCAAATTGACGAAGGTTTTATTGAAAAGTACAGAGGAAATGTCTCTCTACCGTTCAAGTTAGGGGAGAACAAACAGGTTGCGGTAAAGATCATCGACGACAGGGGTATCGAATCATTAAAGATAATCAAGGTTAAGGAATGA
- a CDS encoding site-specific integrase: MSQPASIITGIDTPSMNEVLIEKVRTDTDPSVEETLKGSETMGTYKDLLRDANVTLWQKRLGERSTRTATIYLKNLSRFCKENRLLPSELIRQRERERQKLLTKWRDQCATKFTPKAAGVYIYAVLSFVKFMGKKTSVPSLANTNQTPSIMDEKIPTQEQIRKLLNLCNPRAATIASLIAFAGLRFESQSKLTLGDLIDLDIPQLQFKNVPALIYIPAHANKTPVQYFSLLIQDGCEKVIAYLQWRRAKGEQLTEKSWLIANLRGGPLTPDMLSDIIRPNTKTILRSRPYVLRSYFDSQMLSARVHPNWMSFFMGHRGNIEAVYTTKKHLPPTMIEAMKEAFKPAIEFLTTYPKQDAEEQRKKDFIKTVEAITAAGLFSPQELEALILQKVRPRNS; encoded by the coding sequence ATGTCCCAACCGGCATCTATAATTACCGGAATAGATACACCTTCCATGAATGAGGTTCTGATTGAAAAGGTCAGAACTGACACCGACCCTAGCGTGGAGGAGACGCTAAAGGGGTCAGAAACCATGGGTACATACAAAGACTTACTGAGGGATGCCAATGTTACACTATGGCAGAAAAGACTTGGAGAAAGAAGCACAAGAACTGCAACGATATATCTGAAGAATCTCTCTCGCTTCTGCAAAGAAAATAGATTGTTACCAAGTGAACTTATCAGACAGCGCGAAAGAGAGAGGCAGAAGCTTCTGACAAAATGGCGGGATCAGTGTGCCACAAAGTTCACACCCAAGGCAGCCGGGGTTTACATCTATGCAGTCTTGTCATTCGTGAAGTTCATGGGCAAAAAAACATCCGTTCCATCATTAGCAAATACGAACCAAACCCCTAGCATAATGGATGAAAAGATACCTACACAAGAACAGATACGAAAACTTCTAAATCTATGTAACCCCAGAGCAGCGACGATAGCATCACTGATAGCTTTTGCAGGTCTTCGCTTTGAGAGCCAGTCGAAGCTTACACTTGGCGATCTCATAGACCTCGATATACCACAGTTACAGTTCAAGAATGTCCCAGCACTGATATACATACCAGCCCACGCCAATAAAACGCCTGTTCAATACTTCAGCCTACTAATCCAAGATGGGTGCGAGAAGGTAATAGCATACCTGCAGTGGAGAAGGGCAAAAGGCGAGCAGTTAACAGAGAAGTCATGGCTCATAGCCAATCTCCGCGGCGGTCCTTTGACACCAGATATGCTTTCTGATATTATCAGGCCAAACACTAAGACGATTCTGAGATCAAGGCCCTACGTGCTAAGAAGCTACTTCGATAGTCAGATGCTCTCTGCAAGGGTACATCCTAACTGGATGTCATTCTTCATGGGGCATAGAGGCAATATAGAGGCCGTATACACCACAAAGAAGCACCTCCCTCCAACGATGATCGAGGCGATGAAAGAGGCGTTCAAACCGGCTATTGAATTCCTTACAACATATCCAAAACAGGATGCAGAAGAGCAGAGAAAGAAAGACTTCATCAAGACAGTTGAAGCCATAACTGCTGCGGGCCTGTTCTCACCCCAAGAACTAGAAGCTCTGATACTCCAAAAGGTTAGACCTAGAAATTCTTAG
- a CDS encoding DNA replication complex GINS family protein — protein sequence MSQLEKKPHEIESLFHDREYSYRMAFVKVLVKKPIQAIEVGSFRLPEASEGAVLDLPRWIANILQSMGSVELQEDSIDSELFRAVTRERIHSNLQLNPIREDFYLRLREYLHRVHQSAESDRNAQQEYDRALVSTHDLITMRIGKILQLSALSSIPSDLFTKITPEERMLFEKVRELVNEWRRTLLID from the coding sequence TTGTCTCAACTTGAAAAGAAACCTCACGAAATAGAATCACTATTTCACGATAGAGAATACAGTTACAGAATGGCTTTCGTTAAAGTGCTGGTCAAAAAACCGATACAGGCAATTGAGGTAGGCTCTTTTAGGCTCCCAGAAGCCTCAGAGGGTGCAGTCCTCGACCTGCCAAGATGGATTGCGAATATACTGCAGAGCATGGGTAGCGTCGAGCTCCAAGAGGACAGCATAGATTCAGAGCTATTTCGTGCGGTAACAAGGGAAAGGATACACTCCAACCTCCAGCTAAATCCTATACGGGAGGATTTCTATCTTCGTCTTCGCGAATATCTGCATAGAGTTCACCAGAGCGCTGAAAGCGACAGGAATGCACAACAAGAATATGACAGAGCTCTAGTTTCTACACATGACCTGATCACTATGCGCATAGGAAAAATTTTGCAGCTATCAGCTCTATCTTCTATACCCTCCGACCTATTTACCAAAATCACTCCCGAAGAACGCATGCTCTTCGAAAAAGTTCGGGAGCTGGTAAACGAATGGAGAAGAACTCTGCTAATTGACTGA
- a CDS encoding CDC48 family AAA ATPase: MSQPTVNLKVLEAYTRDVGRGVARIDYDAMDALDASTGDIIEIRGKRRTVAKCLPLYPSDEGRGVIRIDGLIRNNAGVAISDTVGIKKIKAPPAEKIVVAPLEAIPPIDERYLADALESVPVTKGDNIMIPYFGGRLTFQIIGITPMADAVLITQRTVFAISEKGETLRGVPQVTYEDIGGLRDEIQKVREMIELPLRHPEIFEKLGVEAPKGVLLYGPPGTGKTLLAKAVANESNAHFISISGPEIMSKFYGESEARLREIFKEAKEKAPTIVFIDEIDSIAPKREEVTGEVERRVVSQLLSLMDGLEARGKVIVIAATNRPNAIDPALRRPGRFDREIEIKVPSKKGRLEVLQIHTRHMPLTTDVDLEKLSAVTHGFVGADLEYLCKEAAMKTLRRVLPEMKLEEEKLQPEFLNKLQVMGKDFEDALKDVTPSAMREVYIETPDVKWLDVGGLDNVKKELQEAVEWPLKYPELYQKIGYSMPKGVLLHGPSGTGKTLLAKAVATESEANFISVRGPELLSKWVGESERGVREVFRRARQASPCVIFFDEIDSLAPIRGLGGDSMVTERVVSQLLTELDGIQSLSGVVVLAATNRIDMVDPALLRAGRFDKLLFIPPPDKAARYQTLQIHSRGKPIPSEISIDKLADMTDGLSGADIASVVNTAVSLVLQEFVGRFPKPEDAKKHVEEARVDMRHFEEAIKKVKTSREGKPKEKVAVPYYR; encoded by the coding sequence ATGAGTCAGCCTACTGTAAATCTAAAGGTTCTGGAAGCCTATACAAGAGACGTGGGTAGGGGAGTAGCAAGGATAGACTATGATGCCATGGATGCGCTGGATGCATCTACCGGGGACATCATCGAAATAAGAGGAAAAAGGAGGACGGTTGCCAAATGCCTCCCATTATACCCTTCAGATGAGGGTCGAGGCGTGATTAGAATAGATGGGCTCATAAGAAATAATGCTGGAGTTGCCATCAGTGATACAGTTGGTATAAAGAAGATCAAGGCACCCCCTGCAGAGAAGATTGTAGTTGCACCGCTTGAAGCGATACCTCCCATTGACGAGAGGTACCTTGCTGATGCACTTGAAAGCGTCCCTGTAACCAAAGGGGACAATATAATGATACCTTACTTTGGAGGAAGGCTCACATTCCAAATCATTGGCATAACTCCTATGGCTGATGCAGTTTTGATCACTCAAAGAACAGTGTTTGCAATCTCCGAGAAAGGGGAAACGCTCAGAGGAGTTCCTCAGGTAACTTACGAAGATATTGGAGGTCTAAGGGACGAAATACAGAAAGTCAGGGAGATGATAGAACTTCCTCTAAGGCATCCGGAGATATTCGAGAAACTTGGTGTAGAGGCTCCAAAAGGAGTCCTGCTCTATGGTCCCCCGGGTACCGGAAAGACTCTGCTGGCAAAGGCTGTTGCAAATGAGAGCAATGCGCACTTCATCAGCATAAGCGGACCCGAGATCATGAGCAAGTTCTACGGCGAGTCGGAGGCTAGGCTCAGGGAAATCTTCAAAGAAGCAAAGGAGAAGGCTCCAACGATAGTGTTCATAGATGAGATTGACTCCATAGCTCCCAAAAGAGAGGAGGTTACAGGCGAGGTCGAAAGGCGAGTTGTAAGCCAGTTATTATCGCTGATGGATGGGTTAGAGGCAAGAGGTAAGGTCATAGTGATAGCCGCGACTAATAGACCGAACGCGATTGATCCCGCGCTAAGGAGGCCTGGAAGATTTGATAGGGAAATTGAGATTAAGGTACCTTCCAAGAAAGGAAGACTCGAAGTTCTGCAAATACACACAAGGCACATGCCTCTAACCACGGATGTGGATCTTGAGAAACTTTCTGCTGTCACGCACGGCTTTGTCGGCGCTGACCTTGAATACCTATGCAAAGAGGCCGCAATGAAAACCCTACGAAGAGTTCTCCCAGAGATGAAACTGGAAGAGGAAAAACTGCAGCCGGAGTTCCTTAACAAATTACAAGTAATGGGAAAGGACTTTGAAGACGCTCTGAAGGATGTTACACCGTCAGCCATGAGAGAGGTATATATTGAAACTCCAGACGTGAAATGGCTCGATGTTGGAGGTTTAGATAATGTAAAAAAGGAACTTCAGGAAGCAGTAGAGTGGCCGCTCAAGTACCCCGAACTATATCAAAAGATAGGCTACAGCATGCCAAAAGGAGTCCTGCTCCATGGTCCTTCGGGAACCGGGAAGACTCTGTTGGCAAAGGCTGTTGCTACTGAAAGCGAAGCTAATTTTATCAGCGTAAGAGGACCGGAACTGCTATCAAAATGGGTAGGCGAATCTGAAAGAGGAGTTAGAGAAGTCTTCAGGAGGGCCAGACAGGCGTCTCCATGCGTAATCTTCTTTGACGAGATAGACTCTCTAGCTCCAATAAGAGGTCTAGGAGGGGACAGCATGGTCACAGAGAGAGTTGTGAGCCAATTGCTAACTGAGCTAGATGGTATACAGTCATTATCGGGCGTTGTCGTGCTAGCAGCCACCAACAGAATCGATATGGTCGATCCTGCACTACTCCGAGCGGGAAGGTTTGATAAACTACTCTTCATACCTCCGCCAGACAAGGCAGCTAGATACCAAACACTGCAGATACACTCTAGAGGGAAACCCATCCCTTCTGAAATCAGCATTGACAAGCTTGCAGATATGACAGATGGCCTCAGCGGAGCAGACATTGCGTCTGTTGTGAACACTGCTGTATCGCTAGTTCTGCAAGAATTTGTAGGACGCTTTCCAAAGCCTGAAGATGCGAAGAAACATGTGGAAGAAGCCAGAGTTGACATGCGACATTTCGAAGAAGCGATAAAGAAGGTCAAGACTTCAAGGGAAGGCAAACCCAAGGAGAAGGTTGCCGTCCCCTACTACCGATAG
- a CDS encoding AMP-binding protein, with protein sequence MADLSYEAWVARFRWEVPERFNWATDIFERHANDLTRVALYWVSESGEERKITFAELTRLSKRFAAVLQNIGVKKGDKVFLMLSNVPEWWEIALGCIRIGVILIPATTMLTSKDIMYRLTSSATPVVVTDAEGAAKVDDVRGEVPGVRQFILVGGQKAGWKAFGQLMSRAGKIGHVEKTSSKDPMLIYFTSGTMGPPKMVLHTQASYGIGHRVTAKWLNVSSGDIHWTVTGTGWAKHAYGNLFGPWYSGATLFVFHCAGRFNAKRHLDILQRYDITSFCAAPTAWRMIVLEDLKSYRFPHLREVTSAGEPLNPEVIQKWKKITGLTIRDGYGQTECALVIANFPGMDVKLGSMGKPSAGFDVAVIDEMGNRLGAGTEGDVAINIKPRPVGLFEGYYNNPEKTKGVFRGNWYITDDRAYIDNDGYFWFLGRADDVIKSSGYRIGPFEVESILLEHPAVAEAAAVASPDELRGSIVKAFIVLKRGHIPSNELATQIMEFTKKMTAPYKHPRKIEFVDELPKTLTGKIRRNELRALELERFQAMKTGRQDKAAA encoded by the coding sequence GTGGCTGATTTATCGTACGAAGCATGGGTAGCTCGGTTTCGCTGGGAGGTTCCTGAGCGGTTCAACTGGGCAACTGATATCTTCGAGCGACATGCTAATGACCTCACAAGAGTAGCACTGTACTGGGTCAGCGAATCGGGAGAGGAGAGGAAGATAACCTTCGCAGAACTGACTAGGCTCTCCAAAAGATTTGCGGCTGTGCTGCAGAATATAGGAGTAAAGAAGGGCGACAAGGTATTCCTAATGCTCTCTAACGTACCTGAATGGTGGGAGATAGCACTAGGTTGCATAAGGATAGGTGTAATACTAATTCCTGCTACTACCATGCTCACATCAAAGGACATTATGTACAGGCTCACTTCATCAGCAACTCCAGTAGTGGTTACAGATGCGGAGGGGGCTGCTAAGGTGGATGATGTAAGGGGCGAAGTTCCAGGCGTAAGACAGTTCATCCTTGTTGGTGGCCAGAAAGCAGGGTGGAAAGCCTTCGGACAATTGATGAGCAGGGCAGGAAAGATCGGACACGTTGAAAAAACGTCAAGCAAAGATCCTATGCTGATCTATTTCACTTCGGGAACTATGGGTCCTCCAAAGATGGTACTTCATACACAGGCCTCTTACGGAATTGGTCATAGGGTGACCGCAAAATGGCTTAATGTTTCAAGTGGCGACATACATTGGACAGTCACGGGTACAGGGTGGGCTAAACATGCTTATGGCAACCTGTTCGGGCCTTGGTATTCAGGAGCAACCTTATTTGTGTTCCATTGCGCTGGGCGGTTCAATGCAAAGCGACATCTTGACATTCTGCAGAGATACGACATAACATCATTCTGTGCCGCACCTACAGCCTGGAGGATGATCGTGCTTGAAGATCTGAAAAGCTATAGGTTTCCTCATCTTAGAGAAGTAACCAGTGCAGGCGAGCCACTGAACCCTGAAGTTATCCAAAAGTGGAAAAAGATAACTGGTCTTACTATCCGCGATGGTTACGGTCAAACAGAATGCGCCCTAGTCATAGCTAACTTTCCTGGCATGGATGTAAAACTTGGCTCTATGGGCAAACCCTCCGCAGGGTTCGATGTTGCAGTAATAGACGAAATGGGGAACAGATTAGGTGCAGGGACTGAAGGAGACGTAGCAATAAATATCAAACCCCGGCCCGTCGGGTTATTCGAGGGTTATTACAACAATCCCGAAAAAACAAAAGGGGTCTTCAGAGGAAATTGGTACATTACTGATGACAGGGCATACATAGACAATGACGGATACTTCTGGTTCCTTGGGAGGGCTGACGATGTCATCAAGAGTTCTGGATATAGGATAGGACCGTTCGAGGTGGAGAGTATCCTGCTCGAACATCCTGCAGTTGCAGAAGCTGCTGCAGTTGCAAGTCCTGATGAACTGAGGGGATCGATTGTCAAAGCATTCATCGTATTGAAGCGCGGTCATATTCCTTCAAACGAGCTTGCAACCCAGATAATGGAATTTACAAAAAAGATGACCGCGCCCTACAAACATCCTCGTAAGATCGAGTTCGTCGATGAGCTACCGAAGACATTGACTGGGAAGATACGCAGGAATGAATTGCGAGCACTAGAACTGGAAAGGTTTCAGGCAATGAAGACTGGACGGCAGGATAAGGCAGCCGCATGA
- a CDS encoding TIGR03560 family F420-dependent LLM class oxidoreductase produces MKVEFGVLAPQGWRLDLKQFKTSREKYVAMVNYANWAEGLGYDSVWLYDHFHTVPVPINDSTFEAWTSLAAFAKSTSKIRLGTLVTCNSYRNPTHLAKMAATVDCISNGRLEFGIGAGWYKNEYDAYGYEFPRIRTRLSRLEESVKIIKEIWTNDKASVKGRYYSIDGAVCNPKPIQKPHPRIWIGGHSDKVLRTVSRYADGWNFIGSAKEFAEKVSLLKDYCEKTGSNFSKLKLSVHLQIATGKNNKEIANAKKYARKYIMPILSHPLDAFRFIARPSRRGAGYLAGSPEEIAQKIEQYVNAGASYFMLYFLDAPNVNGMEAVTEKFIQQFS; encoded by the coding sequence ATGAAGGTTGAATTCGGCGTACTCGCTCCGCAGGGTTGGCGCCTAGACCTTAAGCAGTTCAAGACGTCCAGAGAAAAGTACGTTGCTATGGTAAACTATGCCAATTGGGCTGAAGGGCTTGGTTACGACTCTGTATGGCTCTACGACCATTTTCACACAGTTCCTGTCCCCATCAACGATTCAACGTTTGAAGCTTGGACTAGCTTGGCGGCATTTGCCAAGAGTACCAGTAAAATCAGGCTCGGAACACTTGTAACATGCAATTCGTACAGAAACCCGACACATTTAGCAAAGATGGCCGCTACAGTCGATTGTATCAGTAATGGAAGACTTGAATTCGGGATAGGTGCAGGCTGGTACAAGAATGAATACGACGCTTACGGTTATGAATTTCCCAGAATTAGAACAAGACTTTCTAGGCTAGAAGAGTCCGTCAAGATAATCAAAGAAATCTGGACAAATGATAAAGCTTCCGTCAAAGGCAGATATTATTCGATTGACGGAGCCGTTTGCAATCCTAAGCCCATACAGAAGCCGCATCCCCGCATATGGATTGGAGGTCACAGCGATAAAGTTTTGAGAACGGTTTCGAGATATGCAGACGGGTGGAACTTTATTGGTTCTGCAAAAGAATTTGCGGAGAAGGTTTCATTGTTGAAAGATTACTGTGAAAAGACTGGCAGTAATTTTAGTAAGCTGAAACTATCTGTACATCTGCAAATTGCAACGGGTAAAAACAACAAAGAAATCGCGAATGCCAAGAAATACGCTAGGAAATATATAATGCCTATACTGTCGCATCCTCTTGACGCTTTTAGGTTCATAGCAAGGCCTTCACGAAGAGGTGCAGGTTACCTTGCAGGTAGCCCAGAAGAAATCGCTCAGAAGATTGAACAATATGTAAATGCAGGCGCGTCATATTTCATGCTATACTTTTTAGATGCACCGAATGTAAATGGTATGGAAGCCGTTACAGAAAAGTTCATTCAACAATTTTCATAG